One segment of Natronosalvus halobius DNA contains the following:
- a CDS encoding valine--tRNA ligase: protein MDTPEQEDSTIDTEPSLEGEYNPVEAERRWQQRWVDAKTYAYEGEPGQDPNTTYAIDTPPPTVSGSLHMGHLYGSTLQDFAARFQRMADGDVLFPFGYDDNGIASERLTEEELDIRHQDYERREFQQLCREVCAEYEAEFTEKMQSLGCSIDWDHTYKTIEPRVQRISQLSFIDLYEKGREYRKKAPAIWCPECETAISQVETEDDERDSYFNDIAFELAGENPPREEFVISTTRPELLPACVSVFVHPDDDENQDLVGETARVPIFGHEVPIIADDRVDVEKGSGVVMCCTFGDQNDIEWYQAHDLPLRVAIDETATMTDLAGDYEGLHTEEAREAIVQDLEDAGFLRDRREIVHDVGVHERCDTPVEYRVSKQWYVEILDHKDEYLEAGEAMNWYPEKMYTRYRHWIEGLEWDWLISRQRDSGIPFPVWYCGECDHPVIAEKADLPVDPLSDDPPVECCPECGHDGFEAEEDVFDTWATSSLTPLINAGWDWDTEDEAFTMENPELYPFDLRPQGHDIISFWLFHTIVKCYEHTGEVPFDATLINGHVLDENREKMSKSRGNVVEPAEVLAEYPVDAVRFWAASAAVGDDFPFQDQDIVAGEKLLRKLWNASKLVDHLAPATPDEPADLEAIDRWLLAELDATVETLTEHFQNYEFAKARNHLRTFFWNTFCDDYLEIAKSRADSASTQYALRTAHRTFLLLWAPILPHATEEIWQARYTGSEDTGAVDFDSIHTEAWPESQDYEADLEAGETAMEVISALRRYKSEKQLPLNADLGSVSVYGPLEGFEDAVQSVMQVQELTVLEEEPEIATEITAIDLDYSTLGPKYGAKVGEIDSEIESENYEIDEEEGVLRVAGEELEADLFEVEYERTYSGDGEMIETESAVVLLE, encoded by the coding sequence ATGGATACACCCGAACAAGAAGACAGCACAATCGATACTGAACCGTCTCTCGAGGGCGAGTACAACCCAGTTGAAGCTGAGCGGCGCTGGCAGCAGCGCTGGGTCGACGCAAAAACCTACGCCTATGAGGGTGAACCCGGCCAGGACCCGAACACCACCTACGCCATCGACACGCCGCCGCCAACGGTGTCGGGGAGCTTGCACATGGGCCACCTCTACGGCTCGACGCTGCAGGACTTCGCGGCCCGCTTCCAGCGGATGGCCGACGGCGACGTCCTCTTTCCGTTCGGCTACGACGACAACGGGATCGCCTCCGAACGGCTCACGGAGGAGGAACTCGACATTCGCCATCAGGACTACGAGCGCCGGGAGTTCCAGCAGCTCTGTCGCGAGGTCTGTGCGGAGTACGAGGCGGAGTTCACCGAGAAGATGCAGTCGCTGGGATGTTCGATCGACTGGGACCACACCTACAAGACCATCGAGCCCCGCGTCCAGCGGATTTCACAGCTCTCGTTCATCGACCTCTACGAGAAAGGGCGCGAATATCGCAAGAAGGCACCCGCGATCTGGTGTCCCGAGTGTGAGACGGCCATCTCCCAGGTCGAGACCGAGGACGACGAGCGGGACTCGTACTTCAACGACATCGCCTTCGAACTCGCCGGAGAGAATCCGCCGCGCGAGGAGTTCGTCATCTCGACGACTCGCCCCGAACTCCTCCCGGCCTGTGTCTCCGTGTTCGTCCACCCCGACGACGACGAGAACCAGGACCTCGTGGGTGAAACCGCACGGGTGCCCATCTTCGGTCACGAGGTGCCGATCATCGCCGACGACCGCGTCGACGTGGAGAAAGGCAGCGGCGTCGTCATGTGCTGTACCTTCGGCGACCAGAACGACATCGAGTGGTACCAGGCCCACGACCTGCCCCTGCGAGTCGCCATCGACGAGACCGCGACCATGACCGATCTCGCGGGCGACTACGAGGGGCTGCACACCGAAGAGGCCCGCGAGGCCATCGTCCAGGACCTCGAGGACGCTGGCTTCCTCAGGGACCGCCGCGAAATCGTCCACGACGTCGGCGTCCACGAACGCTGTGACACCCCCGTCGAGTACCGCGTCTCCAAACAGTGGTACGTCGAAATCCTCGACCACAAAGATGAGTACCTCGAGGCTGGCGAAGCCATGAACTGGTACCCCGAGAAGATGTATACCAGGTACCGCCACTGGATCGAGGGCCTCGAGTGGGACTGGCTCATCTCGCGCCAGCGCGATTCGGGCATCCCGTTCCCCGTCTGGTACTGCGGCGAGTGCGATCACCCGGTCATCGCCGAGAAGGCCGATTTACCCGTGGATCCGCTGAGCGACGACCCGCCGGTCGAGTGCTGCCCCGAGTGCGGTCACGACGGGTTCGAGGCCGAGGAGGACGTCTTCGACACGTGGGCAACCTCCTCGCTGACCCCGCTGATCAACGCCGGCTGGGACTGGGACACCGAGGATGAGGCCTTTACGATGGAAAACCCCGAACTCTACCCCTTCGACCTCCGCCCGCAGGGCCACGACATCATCTCCTTCTGGCTGTTCCACACCATCGTCAAATGCTACGAACACACCGGCGAAGTGCCCTTCGACGCGACGCTCATCAACGGCCACGTCCTGGACGAAAACCGCGAGAAGATGTCCAAATCCCGCGGCAACGTCGTCGAACCCGCCGAAGTGCTCGCAGAGTATCCGGTCGACGCCGTCCGGTTCTGGGCGGCCAGTGCCGCCGTCGGCGACGACTTCCCCTTCCAGGACCAGGACATCGTCGCCGGCGAGAAACTCCTGCGCAAACTCTGGAACGCCTCCAAGCTGGTCGACCACCTCGCACCAGCCACTCCCGACGAACCCGCCGACCTCGAGGCGATCGACCGCTGGCTGCTGGCGGAACTCGACGCTACCGTCGAGACGCTCACCGAACACTTCCAGAATTACGAGTTCGCCAAAGCCCGCAACCACCTCCGGACGTTCTTCTGGAACACCTTCTGTGACGACTACCTCGAAATCGCCAAATCGCGCGCGGACAGCGCCTCGACGCAGTACGCGCTGCGGACGGCCCACCGAACCTTCCTCCTGCTCTGGGCGCCCATTCTCCCTCACGCCACCGAGGAAATCTGGCAGGCGAGGTATACGGGGAGCGAAGACACCGGGGCCGTCGACTTCGACAGCATCCACACCGAAGCCTGGCCCGAATCACAGGACTACGAGGCCGACCTCGAGGCCGGCGAGACCGCCATGGAGGTCATCTCCGCACTCCGCCGATACAAGAGTGAGAAACAACTCCCGCTGAACGCCGATCTCGGGTCCGTTTCGGTCTACGGCCCTCTCGAGGGCTTCGAGGATGCGGTCCAGAGCGTGATGCAAGTCCAGGAGCTAACTGTGCTCGAGGAAGAGCCCGAAATCGCGACCGAAATCACGGCGATCGACCTCGACTATTCGACCCTCGGCCCGAAGTACGGGGCGAAAGTCGGTGAGATCGATTCGGAAATAGAGAGCGAGAATTACGAAATCGACGAGGAGGAAGGGGTTCTCCGCGTCGCCGGTGAAGAACTCGAGGCCGACCTCTTCGAAGTCGAGTACGAGCGAACCTACTCGGGCGACGGCGAGATGATCGAGACGGAATCGGCTGTCGTGCTTCTCGAGTAG
- a CDS encoding DUF2061 domain-containing protein yields MLDDVVSRSALQARKRAFVKTLCYRLFMILITTVVAWAIVGEVGAALNIGIVTNVVKTGTYYLYERTWDHISWGVSAST; encoded by the coding sequence ATGCTCGACGACGTCGTCTCACGGTCGGCACTCCAGGCTCGGAAGCGAGCCTTCGTGAAAACGCTCTGCTACCGGCTCTTCATGATCCTCATCACGACGGTGGTCGCGTGGGCCATCGTCGGGGAGGTCGGCGCGGCGCTCAACATCGGGATCGTCACGAACGTCGTGAAAACGGGGACGTACTACCTCTACGAGCGGACGTGGGACCACATCAGCTGGGGTGTCTCGGCGTCGACGTAG
- a CDS encoding MGMT family protein: protein MNDLTDADAGIYAFESTYLERFVQVGIASGRVMSVSFPDQPDENAVVDDHPVLDRFAEYLEGLSEVDFADLEVALTVPTDQRSVLEQVRGIPYGENVDVATVARMAGLDPDDEDDTILVRTALDENPIPIIFPDHRVRDGPSAAPPSVEQKLRSLEEL, encoded by the coding sequence ATGAACGACCTCACCGATGCGGACGCAGGCATCTACGCGTTCGAGTCGACCTACCTCGAGCGGTTCGTCCAGGTCGGGATCGCTAGCGGTCGGGTGATGTCGGTCTCGTTCCCGGACCAGCCGGACGAGAACGCCGTCGTCGACGATCATCCCGTCCTGGATCGCTTCGCGGAGTACCTCGAGGGCCTCTCCGAGGTCGACTTCGCCGACCTCGAGGTCGCCCTGACCGTGCCGACTGACCAGCGATCGGTGCTCGAACAGGTTCGTGGGATTCCCTACGGAGAGAACGTCGACGTCGCCACGGTTGCTCGAATGGCGGGACTCGATCCCGACGACGAGGACGACACCATCCTCGTGCGAACGGCGCTCGACGAGAATCCGATTCCCATCATCTTCCCCGACCACCGGGTCCGGGACGGACCGAGCGCTGCTCCACCGTCGGTCGAACAGAAGTTGCGGTCGCTCGAGGAACTGTAA
- a CDS encoding succinylglutamate desuccinylase/aspartoacylase domain-containing protein has product MRVVRLGSGTPELAVVAAIHGDEPCGVRAVERLIEEEPSVKRPVKLVVANEEALERGVRYVDEDLNRAFPGHPEAETHEGRLAYELGAELEGCLTFSMHSTQSHADPFAIVDELSETTRDLCPQLPVTALVETGPFAGGRLFSGADAIEVECGLQGSDAAAENADRLTRAFLTAVGALPGDTVRRDLPVYQLVDRIDKTAADTYEVFVDNFERVQEGAAFAAADGEKQVATESFYPVLLSPYGYRNVFGYTARKLETLTASTAAE; this is encoded by the coding sequence ATGAGAGTTGTACGGCTCGGGTCCGGGACGCCAGAACTCGCGGTCGTCGCCGCCATTCACGGCGACGAGCCCTGCGGCGTCCGCGCTGTGGAACGGCTGATCGAGGAGGAACCGTCGGTCAAACGCCCAGTAAAGCTCGTCGTCGCAAACGAGGAGGCCCTCGAGCGCGGCGTCAGGTACGTCGACGAGGACCTCAACCGGGCCTTTCCGGGTCACCCGGAAGCGGAGACACACGAGGGCCGACTCGCCTACGAACTCGGGGCGGAACTCGAGGGCTGTCTCACGTTCTCGATGCACTCCACGCAGAGCCACGCCGACCCGTTCGCCATCGTCGACGAACTGAGCGAGACGACCAGAGACCTGTGCCCGCAGCTGCCGGTAACGGCGCTCGTCGAAACCGGCCCTTTCGCTGGCGGGCGGCTGTTCAGCGGGGCCGATGCGATCGAGGTCGAGTGCGGACTGCAGGGAAGCGACGCTGCGGCCGAAAACGCCGACCGCCTCACACGGGCGTTCCTGACCGCCGTCGGGGCGCTCCCGGGCGATACGGTTCGGCGGGACCTCCCGGTCTACCAGCTCGTCGACCGAATCGACAAGACGGCCGCCGACACCTACGAGGTGTTCGTCGACAACTTCGAGCGTGTCCAGGAGGGCGCGGCGTTCGCGGCTGCCGACGGCGAGAAACAGGTCGCCACCGAATCCTTCTATCCCGTTTTGCTGTCGCCCTACGGCTACCGCAACGTCTTCGGGTACACCGCACGCAAACTCGAAACGCTGACCGCATCGACGGCCGCCGAATGA
- a CDS encoding YeeE/YedE family protein: MPLESLLPAAPFPNGIDHYALGGVLVGLGVVTIYLATAIAPGASTFLESTLSYGSSLSRLDRYRASRDWRVVFTLGIVSGAALYTLATGGGAWVTAVAPWRLLVGGVLIGIGTRLGKGCTSGHGVCGVGSASSTSFVGVLSFLLVAIVTAQLAMAAGVSP, translated from the coding sequence ATGCCACTCGAGTCGCTCCTTCCGGCCGCACCGTTCCCCAACGGGATCGATCACTACGCCCTCGGCGGCGTCCTGGTCGGCCTCGGCGTCGTTACCATCTACCTCGCGACCGCCATCGCGCCCGGCGCGAGCACCTTCCTCGAGTCGACGCTCTCGTACGGCTCGTCGCTCTCGAGACTCGACCGCTATCGCGCCTCTCGAGACTGGCGCGTCGTCTTTACCCTCGGCATCGTCTCCGGAGCGGCGCTCTACACGCTCGCGACCGGCGGCGGGGCCTGGGTGACGGCGGTCGCCCCGTGGCGACTCCTGGTCGGCGGCGTGCTCATCGGCATCGGCACCCGTCTCGGGAAGGGGTGTACCTCCGGTCACGGCGTCTGTGGCGTCGGCTCCGCCTCGAGCACCTCGTTCGTCGGCGTGCTCTCGTTCCTCCTCGTCGCGATCGTAACCGCACAACTGGCGATGGCCGCGGGGGTGTCGCCGTGA
- a CDS encoding DUF6691 family protein — translation MSAADPGEVVQEHDQHPLFLPVVFLGGLVFGVGLALSEMAKPEVVLSFLQFEDFGLLFVMFGGAAVTGLAFFGASRVLGTAPLTGAYYGRRLKSLDRNVVLGGGIFGVGWGLSGICPGAAYASLGIGNYAILWGIAGMFVGAYAQAYWRSSPAVSGTDATTAD, via the coding sequence GTGAGCGCCGCCGATCCCGGCGAGGTCGTCCAGGAACACGATCAGCACCCGCTATTCTTACCCGTCGTCTTCCTCGGCGGCCTCGTCTTCGGCGTCGGCCTCGCGCTGAGCGAGATGGCGAAGCCGGAGGTCGTCCTCTCGTTCCTCCAGTTCGAGGACTTCGGCCTCCTGTTCGTCATGTTCGGCGGTGCCGCCGTTACCGGCCTCGCCTTCTTCGGCGCGTCTCGAGTCCTCGGGACGGCTCCGTTGACCGGCGCTTACTACGGCCGGCGGCTCAAATCCCTCGACAGGAACGTCGTCCTGGGCGGCGGCATCTTCGGGGTCGGCTGGGGACTCTCTGGGATCTGTCCCGGCGCCGCCTACGCCAGCCTGGGAATCGGCAACTACGCGATTCTCTGGGGTATCGCCGGCATGTTCGTCGGCGCGTACGCCCAAGCCTACTGGCGGTCGTCGCCAGCGGTTTCGGGGACCGACGCGACGACGGCCGATTGA
- a CDS encoding tyrosine--tRNA ligase produces MDTYDLITRNADEVVTDEEVRELAADPAGKRVYVGYEPSGVLHLGHLLTANKLIDLQDAGMEVVVLLADVHAYLNGKGTFEEIRDTAEQMRAQFLAYGLDESQTEFVYGSSYQLEEEYVLDLHELELSTTLNRAQRAMAELQSGETAKVSHVVYPLMQALDIEYLDLDLAVGGMDQRKVHMLMREELPGLGYEARPCLHTPIVADLTTGEGKMSSSQGVTISMEDSVDDLEEKVNSAFCPPTRDPEGDLENPVLELFEYHVFPRFETVVVERPEKYGGDLEYGSYEDLASDLESGELHPADAKGTLASYLDELIAPGREKLRELREA; encoded by the coding sequence ATGGACACCTACGACCTGATTACGCGAAACGCTGACGAGGTCGTCACCGACGAGGAGGTACGCGAACTCGCCGCCGATCCGGCCGGCAAGCGCGTCTACGTCGGTTACGAACCCTCCGGCGTCTTGCACCTGGGCCACCTGCTCACCGCGAACAAACTCATCGACCTCCAGGACGCCGGCATGGAGGTCGTCGTCCTGCTCGCGGACGTCCACGCCTACCTCAACGGGAAGGGAACGTTCGAGGAAATTCGGGACACCGCCGAACAGATGCGCGCGCAGTTCCTCGCCTACGGGCTCGACGAATCCCAGACCGAGTTCGTCTACGGCTCGAGCTACCAGCTCGAGGAAGAGTACGTGCTCGACCTCCACGAACTCGAGCTATCGACGACGCTGAATCGCGCCCAGCGGGCGATGGCCGAGTTGCAGTCGGGCGAGACGGCGAAGGTCAGCCACGTCGTCTATCCGCTGATGCAGGCGCTGGACATCGAGTACCTCGACCTCGACCTCGCCGTCGGCGGGATGGACCAGCGTAAGGTCCACATGCTGATGCGCGAGGAACTCCCCGGCCTGGGCTACGAGGCTCGTCCGTGTCTCCACACGCCCATCGTCGCCGACCTCACCACCGGCGAGGGGAAGATGTCATCGAGCCAGGGCGTTACCATCTCGATGGAGGACTCCGTTGACGACCTCGAGGAGAAAGTGAACTCGGCATTCTGTCCGCCGACCCGCGACCCGGAGGGCGACCTCGAGAACCCCGTCCTGGAACTGTTCGAGTACCACGTCTTCCCCCGGTTCGAGACGGTCGTCGTCGAGCGACCCGAGAAGTACGGCGGGGACCTCGAGTACGGGAGCTACGAGGACCTGGCGAGCGACCTCGAGTCAGGCGAACTCCACCCAGCGGACGCGAAGGGGACGCTCGCGAGCTACCTGGACGAGTTGATCGCGCCGGGTCGCGAGAAACTGCGCGAACTGCGCGAGGCCTGA